In Microbulbifer sp. GL-2, the following are encoded in one genomic region:
- a CDS encoding glycosyl hydrolase family 18 protein: MQTPKFLTRSQTPLIFALASSTALAVPGAPTINNMETSFAIIEVDGAATAYEQLVNIKDHAEVPVAWSKFSGDDADTAQYLLDGQVVLEQPVNGAGNQSGTATLQISEGGQYELQVALCNSSGCSSSEITDIVVADTDGSHLGPIVLNDGENNQPYTNNSGSVVGAYFVEWGVYGRKFPVDKIPAYNLTHILYGFIPICGGDGINDSLKEIEGSFQALQRSCSGREDFKVSIHDPFAALQKSQAGHSWSDPYKGNFGQLMALKQAYPDIKILPSIGGWTLSDPFYFFDDPDLRTRFVDSVEEFLRTWKFFDGVDIDWEYPGGQGANPNLGDPTTDGETYRLLMKELRAMLDQLEQESGREYELTSAIGAGADKIEDVDYSNVEQYMDYLFLMTYDFYGAWSNETLGHQTAIYAPSWNPTDDYNAHSGVQALIGAGVPPSKLVLGTAMYGRGWTGVTGWTGADHLTGTATGATPGTWEAGIVDYRDIAGKIASGQWQEHYDSTAQGAYIFKADTGDLITYDNVTSVMQKGTYARSNGLAGLFAWEIDADNGDILNAMHESLGHGDGMANRAPSANAGVDQSVVSGASVTLKGSASSDPDGDVLTYSWTQIGTPTVPLQGTDSATPEFIAPQVTMETQLEFELTVSDGELSNTDNVLVTLLPEGNNAPPVVSVPANVSVAEGESVSVSADASDPDGDTLTYSWVAPGLSVANGDSASATFTAPRVQANTAFTATVTVSDGFTSVSAEVQVNVTNTGDSCSQSDPNADNYPAWHMGGTYLGGDQVSHQNLVWQAKYWTQMEPGITAAAWTLISEVEIPWNATTSYNGGDEVNHDGTRYRAKWWTQGDEPGTSIVWEQIGPATCN; this comes from the coding sequence ATGCAAACGCCTAAATTCCTGACCCGGTCGCAAACTCCATTGATATTTGCTTTAGCCAGTTCGACCGCACTCGCAGTCCCAGGTGCACCCACCATCAACAATATGGAAACCAGCTTTGCCATTATTGAAGTTGATGGGGCGGCTACCGCCTACGAGCAGCTGGTTAACATCAAAGACCATGCCGAAGTACCGGTGGCCTGGTCCAAGTTTTCCGGCGACGACGCCGACACTGCACAGTATCTGCTCGATGGACAAGTTGTACTCGAGCAGCCGGTAAATGGTGCCGGTAACCAGAGCGGAACTGCCACATTGCAGATCAGTGAAGGAGGCCAATACGAACTGCAGGTCGCCCTATGTAACTCCTCCGGTTGCAGCAGTTCAGAAATAACTGACATCGTCGTAGCTGATACTGACGGAAGCCACTTGGGCCCAATCGTGCTCAATGATGGAGAAAACAACCAGCCTTACACTAACAACAGCGGATCTGTTGTGGGTGCTTACTTTGTGGAGTGGGGTGTATATGGTCGTAAGTTTCCTGTTGACAAGATCCCGGCCTATAACCTCACCCATATCTTATACGGTTTTATTCCTATTTGCGGCGGCGACGGCATCAACGACAGTCTCAAGGAAATTGAAGGCAGCTTCCAAGCTCTACAACGTTCTTGCTCTGGGCGGGAAGATTTCAAAGTTTCGATCCACGATCCGTTTGCGGCACTGCAGAAATCACAGGCAGGGCACAGTTGGTCCGATCCCTACAAGGGTAACTTCGGCCAGTTAATGGCGTTGAAGCAGGCCTACCCAGATATAAAGATACTACCGTCGATCGGCGGATGGACCCTATCCGATCCGTTCTACTTCTTTGATGATCCTGACCTTCGTACCCGCTTTGTGGATTCAGTAGAGGAGTTTTTGCGTACCTGGAAATTCTTTGACGGTGTGGATATCGATTGGGAGTACCCTGGTGGCCAGGGTGCGAATCCCAACCTTGGCGATCCCACTACCGATGGTGAGACTTACCGCTTACTGATGAAGGAACTGCGCGCAATGCTGGACCAGCTCGAGCAGGAAAGCGGCCGTGAATACGAGCTCACTTCTGCTATTGGTGCTGGAGCTGACAAGATCGAAGATGTCGATTACTCGAACGTCGAACAGTACATGGATTATCTGTTTTTGATGACCTATGACTTCTACGGAGCCTGGAGTAACGAGACCCTTGGCCACCAGACGGCGATTTATGCTCCGAGCTGGAACCCGACAGATGACTACAATGCCCATTCCGGTGTACAGGCATTGATTGGCGCTGGTGTACCACCGTCTAAGCTGGTGCTGGGTACTGCGATGTATGGTCGCGGTTGGACCGGGGTTACCGGTTGGACCGGTGCTGATCACCTGACTGGAACAGCGACCGGAGCGACTCCTGGCACCTGGGAAGCCGGCATTGTGGACTACCGTGATATTGCCGGGAAGATTGCCAGCGGTCAGTGGCAGGAGCACTACGACAGTACTGCTCAGGGCGCCTATATCTTCAAGGCGGATACCGGTGACCTGATTACCTATGACAATGTCACCTCCGTCATGCAAAAAGGTACTTACGCACGAAGCAATGGTCTCGCAGGTTTGTTTGCTTGGGAAATTGATGCAGACAACGGTGACATTCTCAATGCCATGCACGAGAGCTTAGGCCACGGTGATGGCATGGCCAATCGAGCACCGTCAGCCAATGCGGGAGTTGATCAGTCAGTGGTGAGCGGCGCTTCAGTGACTTTGAAAGGTAGTGCTTCCAGTGATCCAGATGGTGATGTTTTGACCTACTCCTGGACTCAAATCGGTACCCCCACAGTACCGCTACAGGGTACGGATAGTGCTACTCCAGAGTTTATCGCTCCGCAGGTTACTATGGAGACGCAGTTGGAATTTGAACTCACTGTGAGCGATGGTGAGTTATCGAATACCGATAATGTCTTAGTGACTCTGTTACCAGAGGGAAATAATGCACCCCCCGTCGTTTCTGTCCCAGCCAATGTCTCTGTTGCTGAGGGTGAGAGCGTCAGTGTTTCTGCCGATGCTAGTGACCCCGATGGTGATACGCTTACTTACAGCTGGGTTGCACCGGGCCTTTCTGTAGCCAATGGCGATAGTGCCAGTGCTACCTTCACAGCACCCCGGGTCCAAGCGAATACTGCTTTCACCGCGACAGTAACCGTCAGCGATGGCTTCACCAGTGTCTCTGCCGAAGTACAAGTGAATGTGACCAATACCGGGGATAGCTGCAGCCAGTCCGACCCCAACGCAGATAATTACCCTGCCTGGCATATGGGGGGCACTTACCTGGGCGGTGACCAGGTAAGCCATCAGAATCTCGTTTGGCAGGCCAAGTACTGGACCCAGATGGAGCCGGGGATAACCGCAGCTGCCTGGACACTGATCAGTGAAGTCGAAATACCATGGAATGCAACGACCAGTTACAACGGTGGGGACGAAGTAAATCACGACGGTACCCGTTACCGCGCCAAGTGGTGGACCCAGGGTGACGAGCCTGGTACTTCCATAGTTTGGGAGCAGATTGGTCCCGCAACCTGCAATTGA
- a CDS encoding family 16 glycosylhydrolase, whose product MKNKSMIMLELVIFCLCILVVHAQAVTFQAEDYTWFYDRTPGNSGGAYKNDDVDIEATKDRVDGFNVGWIDQGEWLAYQNLQIPSTGNYTVRMRVSSPSGATASVDLNGGATVLGNAVIPNTGDWQKWQNVEFTAKIEAGTYSLGVYAVSGGWNFNWIEIIAADPENLVWADEFNSIDNSSWSFEIGGAGWGNSELQYYTDGQNATIQYDSTVDSNVLVLEARRENPNDYECWYGHCTFTSTRLISRNKKSFQYGRIEARMKLPQTQGIWPAFWALGNNFDSVGWPLSGEIDIMEHVGFEPTLTHAAMHGPGYAGATPIFGTYDLGESADANYHTYAIEWSSNEVRWFVDNNHFKTATRADIEEHGQWVYDQPFWLLLNVAVGGNWPGSPDNTSTFPQRLYVDYVRVYQ is encoded by the coding sequence ATGAAAAATAAAAGCATGATTATGTTAGAGTTGGTAATCTTCTGTTTGTGTATATTAGTCGTTCATGCTCAAGCCGTTACTTTCCAAGCAGAGGATTACACTTGGTTTTATGATCGGACACCGGGTAACAGCGGGGGTGCCTATAAAAACGATGACGTAGATATAGAAGCTACTAAAGATCGTGTCGACGGCTTCAATGTTGGCTGGATTGATCAGGGAGAGTGGCTTGCCTACCAAAATTTACAAATACCCAGTACAGGAAACTATACGGTTCGTATGCGGGTATCCAGTCCTTCAGGTGCCACAGCATCTGTCGATTTAAACGGTGGTGCAACTGTATTGGGTAATGCCGTCATCCCCAATACCGGTGACTGGCAGAAATGGCAGAATGTCGAATTTACCGCCAAAATAGAGGCAGGCACTTATAGTTTGGGTGTTTACGCAGTGTCCGGTGGCTGGAATTTCAATTGGATCGAAATAATTGCTGCAGACCCCGAGAATCTTGTTTGGGCCGACGAGTTCAATAGTATCGACAACAGCAGTTGGAGTTTCGAAATTGGTGGTGCTGGCTGGGGTAACAGCGAGCTACAGTATTACACTGACGGACAGAATGCGACGATTCAATATGATAGCACTGTGGATAGTAACGTGTTGGTGCTTGAAGCCAGGCGAGAGAATCCCAACGATTACGAATGCTGGTACGGTCATTGTACTTTTACTTCCACACGATTGATATCCAGGAATAAAAAATCATTCCAATACGGCCGAATTGAAGCACGTATGAAGCTCCCACAAACCCAGGGGATATGGCCTGCTTTTTGGGCATTGGGAAATAACTTCGACAGCGTGGGTTGGCCTCTGAGCGGAGAAATTGACATTATGGAGCATGTCGGTTTTGAGCCCACACTAACTCACGCTGCCATGCACGGCCCCGGCTACGCTGGTGCTACACCGATCTTTGGCACTTACGATCTGGGTGAAAGTGCCGATGCTAACTACCATACCTATGCAATTGAATGGAGTTCAAACGAAGTTCGCTGGTTTGTGGATAATAACCACTTCAAAACTGCTACTCGTGCGGACATTGAAGAGCATGGTCAATGGGTTTACGACCAGCCATTCTGGTTATTGCTCAACGTAGCTGTGGGAGGTAACTGGCCTGGAAGTCCAGACAATACATCCACTTTTCCACAGCGCTTGTATGTGGATTACGTGCGGGTATATCAGTAA
- a CDS encoding carbohydrate-binding protein, which translates to MRVKSLFNLVRQSRSVLSVLVFAGSVFISVGVLAVEPLSVNGNQVLIGGKTGSLAGNSYFWSNNNWGGEKYYNGNTVSWLKSDWNSTLVRAAMGVEDDGGYFEDSAGNEAKVRTIVDSAIANDMYVIIDWHSHYAHTHDWNQAIQFFKRMASDYGHTNNVIYEIYNEPKQVSWSHDIKPYAESIIGAIRSIDPDNLIIVGTPTWSQDVDQASYDPIQGYANIAYTLHFYAGTHGQYLRDKAQTALNNGIALFATEWGTVNADGDGGVNYGETDRWMSFLKTNNISHANWSINDKVEGASALVPGASANGGWPISNLTESGNKVRDIIRSWEGNTPNPPNCNTINLPAKIEAENFCDMFGVQVESTADAGGGSNVGYIDSGDWMSYKVNVSRSGQYVISYRVASQGTGGVLQLEKRGGSPVYGQLDIPNTGDWQNWTTIQHTVPLDAGEQEIAISAQSSGWNINWLNIQSDDGNPNPPDDIEIFIEAESYTYMSGVQTEATNDIGGGLNVGYIDAGDWLAYHDINVPTSGNYKIEFRVAALGDGSLSFERAGGSPVYVTAEVPDTNGWQNWTTVSMTVYLDAGVQNFGIGVPEGGWNLNWIRLTAQQQ; encoded by the coding sequence ATGAGAGTCAAAAGTTTATTCAATTTAGTCCGTCAATCGAGAAGTGTACTGTCAGTTTTGGTATTTGCTGGATCGGTTTTTATTTCAGTAGGTGTTTTAGCCGTAGAGCCGCTCAGTGTAAATGGAAATCAAGTCTTGATTGGCGGGAAGACTGGAAGCCTTGCGGGAAACAGTTATTTCTGGAGTAATAATAATTGGGGTGGTGAAAAATACTACAATGGGAATACTGTGAGTTGGCTAAAGTCAGATTGGAATTCAACTCTGGTACGTGCAGCCATGGGCGTTGAGGATGATGGTGGATATTTTGAGGACTCAGCTGGAAATGAAGCTAAGGTACGTACTATTGTCGATTCAGCTATTGCCAACGACATGTATGTAATCATTGACTGGCATTCTCACTATGCTCATACCCATGACTGGAATCAGGCGATTCAGTTCTTTAAGCGGATGGCCTCTGATTATGGCCATACAAATAATGTTATCTATGAAATATACAATGAGCCCAAACAAGTTTCCTGGAGTCATGATATCAAGCCTTATGCTGAGTCGATAATCGGCGCTATTCGCTCCATTGACCCCGACAATTTAATTATTGTGGGTACACCTACCTGGTCACAGGATGTTGACCAAGCTTCTTATGATCCCATCCAAGGTTATGCCAATATCGCCTATACATTACATTTTTATGCTGGCACACATGGTCAATATTTGCGGGATAAGGCGCAAACAGCGCTAAATAATGGTATTGCACTTTTCGCGACTGAATGGGGAACCGTGAATGCAGATGGCGATGGTGGGGTAAATTATGGGGAAACAGATAGATGGATGAGCTTTCTCAAAACGAATAATATCAGTCATGCGAATTGGTCAATTAACGACAAAGTTGAAGGGGCCTCTGCACTGGTACCGGGAGCAAGTGCTAATGGTGGTTGGCCTATCTCCAATTTGACTGAATCCGGAAACAAAGTGCGGGATATTATCCGCTCCTGGGAGGGGAATACTCCGAATCCCCCTAATTGCAACACTATTAATTTACCGGCAAAAATTGAAGCTGAGAATTTCTGCGATATGTTCGGAGTACAGGTCGAGAGTACAGCGGACGCTGGTGGTGGCAGCAACGTTGGCTATATCGATAGTGGCGACTGGATGAGCTACAAGGTCAATGTGAGCAGGAGTGGTCAGTATGTGATTTCTTACCGGGTGGCCTCACAGGGTACAGGTGGTGTATTGCAATTGGAAAAGCGGGGTGGTTCTCCAGTATACGGTCAGCTTGATATCCCCAATACTGGCGACTGGCAAAACTGGACCACAATTCAGCATACTGTACCGTTGGATGCAGGAGAGCAGGAAATAGCAATCTCTGCACAGAGTTCGGGTTGGAATATTAATTGGCTGAATATTCAAAGTGATGATGGAAACCCGAACCCACCCGATGATATTGAGATATTTATTGAAGCAGAAAGCTACACCTACATGAGTGGCGTACAAACGGAAGCTACCAATGATATTGGAGGTGGGCTTAATGTCGGTTATATCGATGCTGGGGATTGGCTCGCCTACCACGATATCAACGTCCCGACGAGCGGTAACTATAAAATCGAATTTCGCGTAGCGGCTTTGGGCGATGGTTCCTTGAGCTTTGAGCGCGCTGGAGGAAGCCCCGTTTATGTCACTGCAGAAGTTCCTGATACCAATGGTTGGCAGAATTGGACTACGGTCAGTATGACAGTATATCTGGATGCGGGGGTACAGAATTTTGGAATTGGTGTTCCCGAGGGTGGGTGGAATCTTAATTGGATTCGATTGACCGCACAACAGCAATAG
- a CDS encoding carbohydrate-binding protein: MNLIKVIGCFTCVAIFAVGSSLVCAGSLTVGSYNIHHGEGTDRVTSLQRIAEVIDSMSVDVIALQEVDFANSRSDYIDQAESIASMLERLSEGSVWVALPAPAISFGGGEYGNAILYNAKSVSQKKYRVVTLPDPYGDGARSIGISTLEKEGTLFQFGTTHLTHINNPSPTVPGLTIQEESMSIIQHELDGSIPAIVSGDFNAGFSIVNPESMEYWEKSLGWNVDSPKEQSTYPGISEAIDFITRSNTLGWSVVNSRVVVDGRTKVASDHYPIVTTYQTVPTSADQIFLEAENYTYMSGVQTESTNDTGGGLNVGYIDAGDWLAYHDIDIPASGNYKIEFRVAAMDGGSLSFERAGGHPVYGTLKVPDTNGWQNWTTISVTAYLDAGVQNFGIGVPQGGWNLNWIRLTAQ, translated from the coding sequence ATGAATTTAATAAAGGTCATAGGATGCTTTACCTGTGTGGCTATTTTTGCGGTCGGCTCTAGTTTGGTTTGCGCCGGATCACTGACTGTAGGTAGCTATAACATTCACCATGGAGAGGGTACTGACAGGGTTACCTCTCTCCAGAGGATTGCGGAAGTTATTGACAGTATGAGTGTCGACGTTATCGCACTACAGGAAGTGGATTTTGCTAATAGCCGAAGTGATTATATTGATCAGGCCGAGAGTATTGCTTCAATGCTTGAACGCTTATCCGAAGGGAGTGTATGGGTGGCCCTTCCAGCGCCAGCAATTAGCTTTGGGGGTGGTGAATATGGGAATGCAATTTTATATAATGCAAAAAGTGTCTCTCAAAAAAAATACCGCGTTGTTACCCTTCCAGATCCCTACGGTGATGGTGCCCGCTCCATTGGTATTTCCACTTTAGAGAAGGAAGGCACTCTTTTCCAGTTCGGTACGACCCACCTGACCCACATAAATAATCCGTCACCTACTGTACCTGGGCTCACCATCCAGGAAGAAAGTATGAGCATTATTCAACATGAGCTAGACGGTTCTATTCCTGCTATTGTAAGTGGTGACTTCAATGCAGGATTTAGCATCGTAAACCCTGAATCAATGGAATATTGGGAGAAGTCGCTTGGGTGGAATGTGGATAGTCCCAAAGAACAGAGTACTTACCCAGGTATTAGTGAGGCGATTGATTTTATTACCCGTAGCAATACTTTAGGTTGGTCTGTTGTTAATTCCCGAGTTGTTGTTGATGGTCGAACTAAGGTTGCCTCAGACCACTATCCAATAGTCACAACCTATCAAACTGTCCCCACCAGCGCTGATCAGATATTTCTGGAAGCGGAAAATTACACTTACATGAGTGGCGTACAAACGGAATCTACTAATGACACTGGAGGGGGGCTTAATGTTGGTTATATTGATGCTGGAGATTGGCTCGCTTATCATGATATCGATATCCCAGCAAGTGGGAATTATAAAATAGAATTTCGTGTGGCCGCAATGGATGGTGGCTCCCTGAGTTTTGAGCGCGCAGGGGGACATCCCGTTTATGGCACTTTAAAGGTTCCTGACACTAATGGTTGGCAGAATTGGACTACGATCAGTGTGACGGCATATCTAGACGCAGGGGTGCAGAATTTTGGGATTGGAGTTCCCCAAGGTGGGTGGAATCTAAATTGGATTCGATTGACCGCACAATAA
- a CDS encoding exo 1,3/1,4-beta-D-glucan glucohydrolase has translation MNLSSVSVWGALLACLIFSACENKDIGVDGVSVTNIENWPKLSPALPLDVALENKISHLIVQMSDEEKVGQMIQAEIKYVTPDDVKTYHLGSVLNGGGTYPNNDKFASPKGWLALSEAFYSASMDTSDGGVAIPIIWGSDAVHGHNNIVGATLFPHNIGLGAARDKDLIFRIGKATAREVSVTGVDWTFAPTIAVVRDDRWGRTYESYSEDPAIVAEYAEAMVEGLQGIKNSVDFLKGEHLVGTAKHFVGDGGTVRGIDRGNNTVPELELAEVHAAGYLTALPAGVQTVMASFNSWNGIRLHGHKYLLTNVLKERLGFDGFVVGDWNGHRFVPGCSVDSCAAAINAGLDMFMVPSDWKALYKNTLAQVRSGEIDTQRLDDAVRRILRVKIRAGLFERQRSLAGKSGVLGNTEHRAIAREAVRKSLVLLKNEEQILPLRSDQNVLVVGDAADNLSKQTGGWTISWQGTGNSRRDFPGATSIFEGISQVVEAAGGQAVLSEDGSFSINTFLNAKRPQVAIAVYGEEPYAEWHGDLANIEYQMGDKRDLALLNQLREQGIPVVSIFLSGRPLWINKEMNASNAFVAAWLPGSEGAGIADVLFRSDLGQVRYEFTGKLPFSWPMYTHQTVLNPYHDDYKPLFPLGYGMGSHDSSPVNLKLTEVSETYAKGKLEDAWLMVSRPRSPWSLYIRDGESPLISVSSNRVSSGADENILVSSIDMESQEDARLIQWRGLRPGGIQLSADSDQDLSRYLKEDAALTLDVRIDQPVISPLTAVMDCGEECIARVPLQSSLQSLPVGSWEHFSIDLQCFAQQGADFTNISSALRLESEGPLTLALANIKLVPEAAASAVVKCEG, from the coding sequence ATGAATTTAAGCAGCGTAAGTGTTTGGGGGGCTCTACTTGCTTGTCTTATTTTTTCCGCCTGTGAAAATAAAGATATTGGCGTAGACGGTGTGTCTGTCACAAATATTGAGAATTGGCCGAAACTTAGTCCCGCTTTGCCGCTGGATGTTGCTCTGGAGAATAAAATTAGCCACCTTATTGTTCAAATGTCTGATGAAGAGAAGGTTGGGCAGATGATCCAGGCGGAGATCAAATATGTCACCCCCGATGATGTTAAAACCTATCATCTTGGATCTGTACTGAATGGGGGAGGTACCTATCCGAATAATGATAAATTCGCTTCACCTAAGGGTTGGTTGGCATTGTCGGAAGCCTTTTATTCTGCATCTATGGACACCTCTGATGGCGGCGTGGCTATTCCTATTATTTGGGGGTCGGATGCGGTACATGGCCATAACAATATCGTCGGGGCTACCCTGTTCCCCCATAATATCGGTCTTGGTGCAGCTCGTGATAAGGATCTAATATTTCGCATTGGTAAGGCTACTGCCCGTGAAGTATCTGTAACTGGCGTAGATTGGACTTTTGCACCAACAATTGCAGTAGTTCGTGATGATCGCTGGGGGCGGACTTATGAAAGTTATTCTGAAGATCCTGCTATTGTCGCCGAGTATGCCGAAGCAATGGTTGAAGGTCTGCAGGGTATAAAAAATTCTGTGGACTTTTTAAAGGGCGAGCATCTCGTTGGCACAGCCAAGCACTTTGTCGGAGATGGAGGCACAGTTCGGGGTATTGATCGAGGGAATAACACCGTACCAGAATTGGAGCTCGCAGAGGTCCATGCAGCAGGTTATCTGACTGCACTACCTGCAGGTGTACAAACGGTAATGGCTTCCTTTAATAGCTGGAATGGAATTCGCCTACATGGTCATAAATATTTACTTACTAATGTATTGAAAGAGCGTCTGGGTTTTGATGGCTTTGTTGTTGGTGACTGGAACGGACATCGCTTTGTTCCAGGTTGCAGTGTGGATAGTTGTGCTGCGGCAATTAATGCCGGCCTGGACATGTTTATGGTCCCATCGGACTGGAAGGCCTTGTATAAAAATACGCTGGCGCAGGTTAGAAGCGGTGAGATCGACACACAGCGACTGGATGATGCGGTTAGGCGTATCCTCCGTGTAAAAATTCGGGCGGGTCTCTTTGAACGTCAACGTTCATTGGCGGGAAAATCTGGTGTCTTGGGTAACACTGAACATCGTGCTATTGCTCGGGAAGCAGTGCGTAAGTCTCTGGTATTGCTAAAAAATGAAGAACAAATATTACCTTTGAGGTCAGACCAGAATGTCCTTGTTGTCGGTGATGCGGCCGACAATTTGTCGAAGCAGACCGGTGGCTGGACAATTTCCTGGCAAGGTACTGGGAATAGTCGAAGGGATTTTCCTGGAGCCACTTCGATTTTTGAGGGAATTTCGCAGGTAGTAGAAGCTGCAGGTGGTCAGGCAGTCCTGAGTGAAGATGGCTCATTTTCTATTAATACTTTTCTCAATGCTAAAAGACCACAGGTTGCTATCGCGGTCTATGGTGAGGAACCTTATGCCGAATGGCATGGGGATCTCGCTAATATTGAATACCAGATGGGTGATAAAAGGGACTTGGCTCTTTTGAATCAATTAAGGGAGCAAGGAATTCCGGTAGTTAGTATTTTCCTGTCAGGGCGACCACTATGGATTAATAAAGAAATGAATGCATCTAATGCTTTTGTTGCAGCTTGGCTGCCAGGTTCTGAGGGGGCAGGCATTGCTGATGTCTTGTTTCGGAGTGATCTAGGACAAGTGCGCTATGAATTCACCGGTAAATTGCCTTTCAGCTGGCCTATGTATACCCATCAGACAGTACTCAATCCCTATCATGATGACTATAAACCACTTTTCCCCCTGGGATATGGCATGGGCAGTCATGATAGTTCACCAGTAAACCTCAAGTTGACAGAAGTAAGCGAAACCTATGCAAAAGGAAAGCTGGAAGACGCCTGGTTGATGGTATCAAGGCCGCGCTCTCCCTGGAGTTTATATATTAGAGACGGGGAGTCACCGCTCATAAGTGTAAGTAGTAATCGTGTCAGTAGTGGCGCTGATGAGAATATCTTAGTGTCTTCGATTGATATGGAGTCCCAGGAAGATGCGCGTCTGATACAGTGGAGGGGCCTGCGCCCTGGTGGTATCCAGCTATCGGCGGATAGTGATCAGGATCTCAGTCGCTATCTTAAGGAGGATGCGGCATTGACCCTGGATGTTCGTATTGATCAGCCAGTTATCAGTCCTCTTACCGCTGTGATGGACTGTGGTGAAGAGTGTATTGCACGGGTTCCATTGCAATCTTCTCTGCAGTCTTTACCGGTGGGAAGTTGGGAGCACTTCTCGATTGACTTACAGTGTTTTGCCCAACAGGGGGCAGACTTTACAAATATCTCCAGTGCCTTGCGCCTGGAGAGCGAGGGACCATTGACGCTGGCGCTGGCCAATATCAAACTGGTACCCGAGGCCGCAGCTTCCGCGGTGGTAAAATGCGAAGGTTAA
- a CDS encoding DUF4380 domain-containing protein, translated as MSIAVETGVGGRVTALRYKGIELLSGRDTHPTNFGSTFWISPQSLWGWPPIAAHDSKPYQILKQSDQELSLAGPMGDGASIKKHFSLVAPNMLQLDYQLEVTKDFEVLAAWEITRVPSNGHAFAPVNTQSVKTVRGRVDYELHNDVLWLPLDSAKPLVEGKVIANGSEGWLAYINSGLLYVKLYPAISISQMAPGEGDIELYLSGAKPYLELEIQSATQMLKAGERLDWRTHWLIMELPHNISVEAGSGSLVNFVRGEVKRMRQIIRTFD; from the coding sequence ATGTCTATTGCAGTTGAGACAGGGGTTGGTGGAAGAGTGACGGCTTTACGCTATAAAGGCATTGAGCTATTGAGTGGCCGTGATACACATCCAACTAACTTTGGTTCCACTTTTTGGATCAGCCCACAGAGTTTATGGGGTTGGCCTCCGATAGCGGCTCATGACTCAAAGCCATATCAAATTTTAAAGCAAAGCGACCAGGAATTATCTCTGGCTGGCCCAATGGGGGACGGTGCCAGCATAAAAAAACACTTTAGTTTGGTTGCTCCCAATATGCTTCAACTGGATTATCAGCTTGAAGTTACCAAAGATTTTGAAGTGCTGGCGGCCTGGGAAATAACCCGAGTACCATCCAATGGTCACGCCTTTGCCCCAGTAAATACACAGAGTGTAAAAACTGTACGAGGCCGGGTGGATTACGAGTTACACAACGATGTTCTTTGGCTTCCTTTGGACAGTGCTAAGCCTTTGGTTGAAGGGAAGGTAATTGCAAATGGTTCTGAGGGTTGGCTCGCTTACATTAATAGCGGACTCTTGTACGTAAAACTATATCCGGCGATATCAATTAGCCAAATGGCCCCGGGGGAAGGGGATATCGAGCTGTATCTCAGTGGGGCGAAGCCATACCTGGAGCTGGAAATACAAAGTGCCACCCAAATGCTTAAGGCAGGCGAACGTCTCGATTGGCGAACCCATTGGTTGATAATGGAGCTGCCGCACAATATATCGGTTGAGGCTGGGTCTGGCTCATTGGTGAATTTTGTGCGTGGAGAAGTAAAAAGGATGCGACAAATAATAAGGACCTTTGATTAA